The following are encoded together in the Malaya genurostris strain Urasoe2022 chromosome 3, Malgen_1.1, whole genome shotgun sequence genome:
- the LOC131437423 gene encoding kinesin-like protein KIF18A, translated as MDSKNIRVAVRVRPFNRRELEQNQRNIIKVLDRTTLMFDPDEDEDEFFFHGMKQTHRDITKRVKKKLAMEYDDVFDAEATNTDIFQNCTKPLVQSVMDGYNCSVFVYGATGAGKTFTMLGSEECPGITFLTMKDLFRQIEQLSGVRKFDIGISYLEVYNELVMNLLTKSGPLKLREDSSGVVVSGLVLKQIHNAEELLDLLALGNQNRTQHPTDANAESSRSHAIFQVHIRMVDKVTGQKKTVKLSMIDLAGSERAASTKGIGIRFKEGANINKSLLALGNCINKLADGLKHIPYRDSNLTRILKDSLGGNCQTLMIANVSPSSLTYEDTYNTLKYASRAKKIRTTLKQNIVPSNVPKEFLVKKVNEQAAEIDRLKAKLKELEEYKADAAAKLLAPPPPAEPVLLDETLLNTWRSRIDNCFSIVKKAQEHYFNLQSKEKILNLRSKLKEQAEAIKKIITLDGKHLNGDIARLEASIERYGKQVARQKDELNRWAKRYKEALKSLESLRIEVRSSELSDILQYYITAKHHELDAAKSYLKKSHVMKINLIYIDENRQWEKITRLSGDIIQQNYLLLRSMDRLDNVSLEKMEKLVRLDHCQRGVKFSDDDDQGELFKEANITDTNIDDIANLSDYADGYEDEETDLGVKRLKTEEDPMDNETVSKNLKNEVNLVEFKKPRALHPLNFKAQSLSVKTTVMRKTPTKAQKTTTITQFKVPKLVLSGPSKPSSAKKRPKLSNSSTSSNDASDCSDGPDENCGNVNSTFCIDPTKNSASSLFSNVLVESNVDPKVLNKVLRRASTKGNVISKVTLTLNKENRKISPKRVGKSPRPLVRTNSRSHTSAASVINRYRMMKAGATASVTSTGRTLNGYTGSSGMKQAYDSDGERKGRNAKK; from the exons ATGGATAGCAAAAACATTCGAGTGGCTGTTCGTGTTCGGCCGTTCAATCGCAGGGAATTAGAACAAAATCAACGAAACATCATTAAG GTTCTGGATCGCACTACACTGATGTTCGATCCGGATGAAGATGAGGACgaattcttctttcatggaatgAAGCAGACACACAGGGACATCACAAAACGAGTGAAAAAGAAGCTTGCCATGGAATATGACGATGTGTTCGATGCGGAAGCCACGAACACGGATATCTTTCAGAACTGCACAAAACCGTTGGTGCAGTCCGTTATGGATGGATACAATTGTTCCGTTTTTGTTTACGGTGCAACCGGAGCTGGTAAAACATTTACAATGCTCGGAAGTGAAGAGTGTCCAGGCATAACTTTTCTCACCATGAAAGATTTGTTCCGTCAGATCGAACAACTGAGCGGTGTACGTAAATTCGATATCGGAATTTCATATCTGGAAGTTTACAATGAGCTGGTTATGAACCTGCTGACGAAATCGGGACCACTAAAGCTGAGAGAAGACAGCAGCGGTGTGGTGGTTAGTGGTTTGGTACTGAAACAAATTCACAACGCGGAAGAACTGTTGGACTTGTTAGCTCTAGGAAACCAGAATCGAACGCAGCATCCGACCGATGCAAATGCTGAAAGCAGTCGCAGTCACGCCATTTTCCAGGTGCACATACGAATGGTAGATAAAGTCACTGGACAAAAGAAAACAGTCAAACTGTCGATGATTGACTTAGCTGGAAGTGAGCGAGCTGCTAGTACTAAAGGAATCGGAATTAGATTCAAAGAAGGCGCCAATATCAACAAAAGTCTGCTTGCTTTGGGAAACTGTATCAACAAACTTGCGGACGGTTTGAAGCATATTCCCTATCGGGACTCCAATTTGACGCGTATTTTGAAGGACAGTCTCGGGGGAAACTGCCAAACATTGATGATTGCCAATGTTTCGCCATCTTCACTTACCTATGAAGATACGTACAACACGCTAAAATATGCTTCCCGAGCTAAGAAAATCAGAACAACGTTGAAGCAGAACATTGTGCCATCCAACGTGCCGAAAGAGTTCCTCGTTAAGAAGGTCAACGAACAGGCTGCTGAAATTGATCGTTTGAAAGCCAAACTCAAGGAATTGGAAGAATACAAAGCGGATGCTGCTGCCAAACTGCTGGCTCCTCCTCCTCCCGCTGAACCTGTTCtactggatgaaactttgcttaACACCTGGCGGTCACGAATTGACAATTGTTTCTCGATTGTTAAGAAAGCACAGGAACATTATTTCAATTTGCAGAGCAAGGAAAAAATACTCAATTTAAGATCCAAGCTGAAAGAGCAAGCAGAAGCTATCAAGAAAATTATAACGCTGGACGGAAAACATTTGAATGGG GACATCGCTCGACTGGAGGCATCCATTGAGCGGTACGGCAAGCAAGTGGCGCGACAAAAAGACGAGTTGAATCGATGGGCTAAGCGGTACAAAGAAGCACTGAAAAGTTTGGAATCATTGCGCATAGAAGTGCGTTCGTCAGAGCTTTCCGATATTCTGCAGTACTACATTACAGCAAAACATCACGAGCTTGATGCGGCCAAATCCTACCTGAAGAAGAGTCACgttatgaaaatcaatttaatTTATATCGATGAGAACAGACAATGGGAAAAAATAACGCGCTTGAGCGGAGACATAATACAACAGAATTATCTACTGTTACGAAGTATGGACCGGCTGGACAATGTTTCACTAGAAAAAATGGAGAAATTGGTGCGGTTGGACCACTGCCAGCGAGGCGTGAAATTCAGCGATGATGACGATCAAGGTGAACTGTTCAAGGAAGCAAACATTACTGATACGAATATCGATGATATTGCTAACCTTTCTGATTACGCTGACGGTTATGAAGACGAAGAAACTGATTTAGGAGTCAAACGGTTAAAAACGGAGGAAGATCCTATGGATAATGAGACGGTATctaaaaacctaaaaaatgAAGTGAACTTAGTAGAATTCAAGAAACCTAGGGCGCTTCATCCCCTAAATTTTAAAGCCCAAAGTTTAAGCGTAAAAACTACGGTTATGCGCAAAACTCCAACCAAGGCTCAAAAAACAACCACCATCACACAATTCAAAGTTCCGAAATTGGTTCTGAGTGGACCGTCCAAACCATCCAGCGCCAAGAAACGACCAAAACTGTCGAACTCATCTACATCATCTAACGACGCTAGTGATTGCTCCGATGGTCCTGACGAAAACTGTGGCAATGTCAACAGTACTTTCTGTATTGATCCAACGAAAAATTCTGCAAGTTCCTTATTTTCAAACGTACTGGTTGAAAGTAATGTCGACCCAAAAGTTCTTAACAAAG TTCTCCGTCGAGCGTCCACGAAAGGCAACGTGATTTCTAAGGTTACTCTTACTCTCAACAAAGAAAATCGCAAGATCAGTCCGAAAAGAGTAGGTAAAAGTCCAAGGCCGCTAGTTCGAACAAACAGTCGAT CACACACCTCAGCAGCCAGTGTGATCAATCGCTACCGGATGATGAAAGCTGGAGCAACTGCGAGTGTGACGTCGACAGGACGCACACTGAACGGCTACACAGGTTCTAGCGGGATGAAACAGGCTTACGATAGCGACGGCGAACGAAAAGGTCGCAACGCAAAGAAATAA
- the LOC131437424 gene encoding ribosome-recycling factor, mitochondrial produces MIRNTVFALAKNIRSLSAITVETVPCASEYIQTFASPPVLRQQIRCYAKSKDRKKGKKDTPVKVHINEEQLAEVINLSVLRAQMEKGISTMKEDYIKNLSLRSATGAIETLKVGYEGKDYQLQELGQIVRKNPKTVVVNLISFPQTIPAVLQAIQKSGMNLNPQQDGTTLYIPVPKVTREHREGLAKNAKSLFIKCRDTIKDVQNQTIKKLKKQTDISEDLNFQVQAQITAIANEYIKEAEKMLETKQAELIGDKP; encoded by the coding sequence ATGATACGGAACACTGTTTTCGCACTTGCGAAAAATATTCGATCACTATCTGCCATAACCGTGGAAACTGTTCCTTGTGCTTCAGAATACATCCAAACATTCGCATCACCACCAGTACTTCGACAACAAATTCGCTGTTATGCCAAAAGTAAGGACAGGAAAAAAGGAAAGAAGGACACTCCCGTGAAGGTTCACATCAATGAAGAGCAGTTGGCCGAGGTGATAAATTTGAGTGTTCTTCGGGCACAAATGGAAAAGGGTATCAGTACCATGAAGGAAGATTACATAAAGAATCTCTCGCTCCGCTCGGCAACTGGTGCTATTGAAACGTTAAAAGTTGGATACGAAGGGAAAGATTATCAGTTACAGGAATTGGGCCAAATAGTGAGGAAAAATCCCAAAACCGTTGTGGTGAATTTGATATCATTTCCGCAAACAATACCGGCGGTTTTGCAAGCCATTCAAAAAAGCGGCATGAATCTGAACCCACAACAGGACGGAACGACGCTGTACATACCGGTACCGAAAGTTACCCGAGAGCATCGCGAGGGATTGGCAAAAAATGCCAAGTCGTTATTCATAAAATGCCGGGATACGATTAAAGACGTGCAGAACCAAACTATCAAGAAACTAAAAAAGCAAACTGATATCTCGGAGGATTTGAACTTTCAAGTACAAGCTCAAATCACTGCAATTGCCAACGAATATATTAAGGAAGCAGAGAAAATGTTGGAAACAAAACAAGCCGAATTGATAGGAGATAAACCTTGA
- the LOC131437930 gene encoding small ribosomal subunit protein mS35, with amino-acid sequence MALIALINGRRAIYFSARGFGNRFQSTERELDSRTQIDDDQFPVLNFKQVKSQRIARRKIVRAVVPPPRTEQMATDQDWGAVWPGPRSFNPSVVPLPLRQGYVSKKHQIPPGKFANAELMKIPNFLHLTPPVIKKQCEALKQFCTPWPKGLETEESMKKHFPVDFISSDYCHASPTIRNPLSRIVTIQLKLETLKLDKHARDKFLRLVGDRYNSDTDVLTLVTDRCPLKKQNYDYAMYLLTALFHESNVVESWEESKSEADMEYYDFQRNCSKVNSETILNWRKTDGEQRLSAPAGYGHSVEQLFNDGENEYNLAKYKEQTLSLLHLTN; translated from the exons ATGGCTTTAATTGCGCTGATCAATGGCAGGAGAGCAATTTACTTTTCTGCCCGGGGGTTTGGAAACAGGTTTCAATCAACAGAGCGTGAACTGGATTCGAGAACACAAATTGACGATGATC aatttccCGTTCTCAATTTCAAACAAGTTAAGTCTCAGCGGATAGCTAGACGAAAAATTGTAAGAGCGGTAGTGCCCCCTCCAAG AACTGAACAGATGGCCACTGATCAGGATTGGGGCGCTGTATGGCCAGGTCCAAGATCTTTCAATCCTTCCGTTGTACCATTACCACTACGTCAGGGTTACGTATCGAAGAAACATCAGATACCTCCGGGTAAATTCGCCAATGCCGAATTGATGAAGATTCCCAACTTTTTACATCTAACTCCACCGGTTATCAAAAAGCAATGCGAAGCATTGAAGCAATTTTGCACTCCTTGGCCAAAAGGACTTGAAACGGAGGAATCGATGAAGAAACATTTTCCAGTGGATTTTATTTCATCGGATTACTGTCATGCATCACCAACGATAAGAAACCCCCTGTCGCGCATAGTTACTATTCAGTTGAAGTTGGAGACGCTTAAGTTAGATAAGCATGCACGTGACAAGTTCCTTCGTCTAGTTGGTGACCGATATAACTCCGATACAGATGTGCTGACTTTAGTGACCGATAGGTGTCCTCTGAAAAAGCAAAACTACGATTATGCCATGTATTTACTAACggctttatttcatgaatccaaCGTAGTCGAATCGTGGGAGGAATCCAAGTCGGAGGCGGATATGGAGTACTATGACTTTCAACGTAATTGTTCGAAAGTAAATTCAGAAACTATTTTAAACTGGAGAAAGACCGACGGAGAGCAGCGTTTGAGTGCTCCTGCTGGTTATGGGCATTCAGTGGAGCAATTATTTAATGATGGCGAGAACGAGTACAATTTAGCAAAATATAAAGAGCAAACCTTGTCTCTTCTGCACTTGACAAATTAG